A window of the Halichoerus grypus chromosome 2, mHalGry1.hap1.1, whole genome shotgun sequence genome harbors these coding sequences:
- the PRR7 gene encoding proline-rich protein 7: MVMSQGTYTFLTCFAGFWLIWGLIVLLCCFCSFLRRRLKRRQEERLREQNLRALELEPLELEGSLAGSPPGLAPPPPPQRGRLEAPAHAHQHMHVHPLLHHGPAQPHAHPHAHHHALPHPPPAHLSVPPRPWSYPRQAESDMSKPPCYEEAVLMAEPPPPYSEVLTDTRGLYRKIVTPFLSRRDSAEKQEQPPPSYKPLFLDRGYTSALHLPSAPRPAPPCPALCLQADRGRRVFPSWTDSELSSREPLEHGAWRLPVSIPLFGRTTAV; the protein is encoded by the exons aTGGTTATGTCCCAGGGCACCTACACGTTCCTCACGTGCTTCGCCGGTTTCTGGCTCATCTGGGGTCTCATCGTCCTACTCTGCTGCTTCTGCAGCTTCCTGCGCCGCCGCCTCAAACGGCGCCAGGAGGAGCGACTACGTGAGCAGAACCTGCGCGCCCTCGAGCTGGAGCCCCTGGAGCTCGAGGGCAGCCTGGCCGGGAGCCCCCCAGGCTTGgcgccgccgccaccaccgcAGCGCGGCCGCCTCGAGGCGCCGGCGCACGCGCATCAGCACATGCACGTTCACCCGCTGCTGCACCACGGGCCGGCGCAGCCACACGCACACCCGCACGCACACCACCACGCGCTTCCGCACCCACCGCCGGCGCACCTCTCCGTGCCGCCGCGGCCTTGGAGCTACCCGCGCCAAG CGGAATCGGACATGTCCAAGCCACCGTGCTATGAAGAGGCGGTGCTGATGGCCGAGCCGCCGCCGCCCTACAGTGAGGTGCTCACGGACACGCGCGGCCTCTACCGCAAGATCGTCACACCCTTTCTGAGCCGCCGCGACAGCGCGGAGAAACAGGAGCAGCCGCCGCCCAGCTACAAGCCGCTCTTCCTGGACCGGGGCTACACGTCGGCGCTGCACCTGCCCAGCGCTCCACGGCCTGCGCCACCCTGCCCTGCGCTCTGTCTGCAAGCGGACCGTGGCCGCCGGGTCTTCCCCAGCTGGACCGACTCGGAGCTCAGCAGCCGCGAGCCGCTGGAGCATGGAGCTTGGCGTCTGCCGGTCTCCATCCCCTTGTTCGGGAGGACTACAGCCGTATAG